Proteins co-encoded in one Mastacembelus armatus chromosome 24, fMasArm1.2, whole genome shotgun sequence genomic window:
- the LOC113137637 gene encoding prospero homeobox protein 1, with the protein MPDHDSDSLLNRQTKRRRVDIGVKRTVGSTASSTAAATTATTDNIARAKTAIFSAMNSLSSHSHHGSDTDSMECSVVQPHGGPGVVSASDSESKSNVLRKLLKRANSYEDTMMPFPGTTIISQLLKNNIAKNGGGPERGERGDRGDRGESGFPGSGLSNTSSDAPQEDACSNSSQDSTPQECLSPFGRPPGLATFDIERLNDEHLRAKRARVENIIRGMSHSPSVVVPAASRHERDHDMDGEREMELDCPPPQSQQQAPSSPRGGEVCGGSSSSRENKRKQRLPQQQQQSFTQLVCQRKEQKQEERRQLKLQLEDMQKQLRQLQEKFFQIYDSTDDSEHNDLHNDLHNDIGNMSEDSPARSDAGGDDRGGDDLRSDNEMSDLDPGHFLNRARALLQEQALLADGEKPRREGLGRSKGQGGPGSSMHAEGKQLAETLKQELNSAMTQVVDTVVKVFAKPPRPTPQQAFPPLSIPPERFPTAVNGDNPNFHTANQRLQCFGDVIIPNPLDSFASMPGMPGATNDQTEALPLVVRKTPSEHHHQSSAVGAHGGHHHPALHPSSLSASMGFSPPSFRHPFPLPLMGYPFQSPLGAPTGGYTGKDRSSPDSMDLSRETTSLRTKMASGHHLGHHHRSCSPAHPGSTAEGLSLSLIKSECSDLQDMADISPYSGSNIQEGLSPNHLKKAKLMFFYTRYPSSNMLKMFFSDVKFNRCITSQLIKWFSNFREFYYIQMEKFARQAINDGVIGAEELSVSRDCELFRALNMHYNKANDFEVPDRFLEVAEITLREFFNAIVAGKDVDPSWKKAIYKVICKLDSEVPEIFKSPNCLQELLHE; encoded by the exons ATGCCGGACCATGACAGCGACTCCCTCCTGAACAGACAGACCAAGCGAAGACGTGTGGACATTGGTGTTAAGAGGACCGTGGGTAGCACAGCctcctccacagcagcagccacaacagcaacaactgaTAATATTGCCCGCGCCAAAACAGCCATTTTCAGTGCCATGAACTCTCTGAGCTCCCACTCTCACCACGGATCAGACACCGACTCCATGGAGTGCtctgttgtgcagccacatggTGGGCCTGGCGTTGTATCAGCCAGTGACAGTGAGTCCAAATCCAATGTACTCCGAAAGCTACTGAAGAGGGCCAACTCATATGAGGACACCATGATGCCCTTTCCTGGCACCACGATTATTTCTCAGCTTCTCAAGAATAATATAGCTAAAAATGGAGGTGGACcagagaggggagaaagaggGGACAGGGGTGATAGAGGAGAATCTGGCTTTCCTGGATCAGGGCTTTCCAATACAAGTTCAGATGCTCCCCAGGAGGATGCCTGTAGTAACTCCTCCCAGGACAGCACCCCTCAAGAGTGCTTGTCACCATTTGGGCGTCCTCCTGGCCTGGCCACTTTTGACATCGAACGTCTCAATGATGAACACCTGCGTGCCAAGCGAGCTCGTGTAGAGAACATTATACGTGGTATGAGTCACTCACCCAGTGTAGTGGTGCCTGCTGCTTCCCGTCACGAGCGTGACCATGACATGGATGGGGAAAGAGAGATGGAACTAGACTGCCCACCTCCTCAGTCTCAGCAGCAAGCCCCCAGCAGCCCACGGGGAGGTGAGGTGTGCGGTGGTAGCAGTAGCAGCCGAGAGAACAAGCGTAAGCAGCGTCTgcctcagcagcaacagcagagcTTCACCCAGCTGGTGTGCCAGAGGAAGGAACAGAAGCAGGAGGAGCGACGGcagctgaagctgcagctggaggacaTGCAGAAACAGCTTCGTCAGCTACAGGAAAAGTTCTTTCAGATATATGACTCAACCGATGATTCAGAACATAATGACCTCCACAATGACCTCCACAATGACATAGGAAACATGTCTGAGGACAGCCCAGCTAGGTCTGACGCTGGCGGCGATGACCGGGGTGGAGATGACTTGCGCTCTGACAATGAGATGTCTGACCTAGACCCAGGCCATTTCCTTAACCGGGCACGTGCATTACTTCAGGAGCAGGCCCTGCTGGCTGACGGAGAGAAGCCAAGAAGAGAGGGGCTTGGTCGGAGCAAAGGACAGGGAGGTCCAGGCTCCTCCATGCATGCTGAAGGTAAACAGCTGGCAGAAACACTGAAGCAGGAACTTAATTCAGCCATGACCCAGGTAGTGGACACAGTGGTTAAGGTGTTTGCCAAGCCTCCGCGCCCTACACCTCAGCAGGCCTTTCCCCCACTTTCCATACCTCCTGAAAGATTTCCCACTGCTGTCAATGGAGACAATCCCAACTTCCACACTGCCAACCAGAGGCTGCAGTGCTTTGGCGATGTCATCATTCCCAATCCACTAGACTCCTTTGCCAGCATGCCTGGGATGCCAGGTGCCACCAATGACCAAACTGAGGCACTGCCCTTAGTTGTGAGGAAGACACCCAGTGAGCACCACCACCAATCTTCAGCTGTGGGTGCCCATGGTGGTCACCACCACCCTGCTCTTCACCCCTCTTCACTCTCTGCCTCTATGGGCTTCAGCCCTCCATCTTTTAGACATCCCTTTCCATTGCCTCTCATGGGCTATCCTTTCCAAAGTCCCCTTGGTGCACCCACAGGTGGCTACACAGGCAAGGACCGTTCTTCACCAGACTCCATGGACCTGTCTCGGGAGACCACCAGCCTGAGGACCAAGATGGCATCGGGTCATCATCTGGGGCACCACCATCGGTCTTGTTCACCAGCGCACCCTGGCAGCACAGCTGAAGGGCTCTCCCTGTCCCTCATCAAGTCTGAGTGCAGTGATCTCCAGGACATGGCTGACATCTCCCCTTACTCAGGCAGCAAT ATCCAAGAGGGTCTTTCCCCCAATCATCTGAAAAAGGCCAAGCTCATGTTTTTCTACACCCGCTACCCAAGCTCTAACATGCTCAAGATGTTCTTCTCTGATGTCAAG TTTAACCGCTGCATAACCTCCCAGCTGATCAAGTGGTTCAGCAACTTCAGGGAGTTCTACTATATCCAGATGGAGAAGTTCGCCCGCCAGGCCATCAACGATGGAGTCATCGGAGCCGAGGAGCTGAGCGTCAGCCGTGACTGCGAGCTCTTTCGAGCCCTAAACATGCACTACAACAAGGCCAACGACTTCGAG